The Haloarcula sp. H-GB4 genome segment CGTGTGGGCCAGCGCGGATGTCCCCGACGGTTTCCACGCAACCCACGACGCCACTGAACGAACCTACACCTACTACCTGTACGCGCCGCCAAACGCGGACCGACCTGGACACGGACCAGTCGATGATCAGCGGTGGGCCGACGCTGTCGACGCGCTCGCTGGGACACACGACTTTCACAACCTCACGTCCGACGATACCGGTACTGAGCGGACCGTTGCTATCGACTGGACACGGGACAGCCAGTTCCTCGTCGTCCAGCTTACGGCCGGCGGGTTCTGCCGCCAGCTGGTTCGCCGGCTTGTCTCGCTCGCGGCGGCCGTTGCGGACGGCTCGACCCCGCACTCGAAGGTCGACCGCGTCCTCTCGCCGGAGCCCGTCAGCGGCCCCGATGGGGTTCCACCAGCTCCACCCGAACCGCTGGTACTGACTGACGTTCGCTATCCGAACGTGACCTTCACCCGAGACGAGGACGCCGCGGCTGACGCTCGAACTGTCTTCGCACACCGGCGCGCGAACGCCTGCGCGACTGCGCGGGTTGCCGACAACATCACCGACGGGCTCTCCGGCGGTCGTCGTTGAAACGAAGGCTTACTTCGGCCCCGTTCCAAAAGCGGGCTATGAGTTCGGTACCCGCACGGAGCGACATCGATGAAGCGTACAAGTGGGACCTCGACTCCCTCTACGCCAGCGACGAGGACTGGGAAGCCGCCTACGAGGAGGCGGAGGCGCTAATCGAGGATCTGTCCGCCTACGAGGGACGGGCAACCGAGGACGCTGCCACCCTGCTTGCGACGCTAGAGACGTACGAGGAACTGATGCGGACCGTCTCGAATGTCGCGGCCTACGCCCGGATGCGCCGGGACGAGGACACGACGGACGACACCTATCAGGCACTGACCGCCCGCTCGCAGTCACTCTCC includes the following:
- the truA gene encoding tRNA pseudouridine(38-40) synthase TruA is translated as MRAYRVAYDGQPYHGFQRQPDVDTVEGRLRSALVRLGVCERGEGLPDRYAAAGRTDAGVSARAQTVAFDAPAWLSPAAFNGELPDDVCVWASADVPDGFHATHDATERTYTYYLYAPPNADRPGHGPVDDQRWADAVDALAGTHDFHNLTSDDTGTERTVAIDWTRDSQFLVVQLTAGGFCRQLVRRLVSLAAAVADGSTPHSKVDRVLSPEPVSGPDGVPPAPPEPLVLTDVRYPNVTFTRDEDAAADARTVFAHRRANACATARVADNITDGLSGGRR